cccaaaaatacacatgaattagatgaaatgactgacaacatgggcactattttctctaatacattagaaattgttgcccccatcaaattgaaaaaggttagagaaaaacatacagtgccatggtataacagtaatactcactctctcaagaaagaaactcgtagtcttgaacgctgtgatgagtggggcggggccgagggatgtgggaacgagagaggacggtggagtgattgggaaatgagcgacacctgcgacccaccaccggtctcgagtcccacagaggagatggaagggtacaaaactggagcgacgacagtgaaggacgagagaggaccaggcctgggctttattttatgtttgctttttatatatgcgcatcagtcgtccgtgagggtcTGATGcgctattttatgtttatttttgtaattaaagtctttatttgattgtctgccggttcccgcctccttcttccctatGATTaggaagattttattattacaaacgcaaatggagaaaaaccaACTtcgaagtttttagaattgcatggaaaaacagtgtgtccagctatagacaggctctaaaaactgctagggcaaagcatatacacaaactcattgaaaataaccaaaacaatccaaggtttttatttagcacggtggcttaattaacaaattaccatacgccacctgattcaaatattccaccaatgtcaaatagtaatgactttatgaatttcttcactgataaaatagataacataagaaatacaatagcaaatgtacattctacagcgtctaacacttcagtttcatacatcgcacccaaagataaactgcagtgctttacaaatacaggacaggaagagctaaataaacttatcactgtatctaaaccaacaacatgttcaTTAGATCCTGTCCCCACTAAATTagtgaaagagttgttacctgtaaccgaagaaccgcttcttaatatcattaactcgtcgttatctttaggttatgtcccaaaaccattcaagctggctgttatcaagcctcttattaagaaaccatatctagatcctagtgtactggcaaattataagcctatttcaaatcttccatttatgtcaaaaattttagagaaagttgtgtctgctcaactgagcaccttcctgcataaaaatgatctgtatgaagaatttcagtcaggtttcaggccccaccatagcacagaaactgcacttgttaaaattacaaatgacctgctccttgcatcagatcaagtttgcatctcatttctagtcttgatcttagtgctgcgttcgacaccatagatcatgacatactcatagatagattacaaaactatcaaggtattcaagggcaggctctaatatggtttagatcctaccggtccaatcgctaccattttgtttacttaaatggggagtcatctcatttatcatcagtaaaatatggagtgccacaaggatccgtcctagatccccttctattttcaatatacatgttgccccttggtaatattattagaaaatacggaattaccttccactgttatgctgatgatactcagctatatatctcaacgagaccagatgaaactatatagatgtctctattttgtttccatgttttgccacgggatttacatcccgtggtagctaggatttacacaagctccattctgaatccagaacacctgagaaaagatgctgctgaccatcagaggacctcagatggtgctaaccctgaatcaacaaacagaactaacaattattgctacatgtgtgactgcatcatatagcaattattaattaataatattaataatgttcatcgtctagctgactacgtcttgtattaattttttctaaaaaacgtgcacaaactgacagtcaccaccataagctactactaaatattgtagaaacaattttctgtaaagttgctttgtaacgatttgtattgtataagcgttatacaaataaacttgaattgaattgaaatatacatcattctaaaaataaaaaaataaataaaatggcttAAAGAACACAGATTAAGTGTAAATTAAgtgtaaacttaaaacatcttTACTGTGCATTCTCACTAAATAAGCATCAAATAATTCAGTGCAATGTTCATTACTTCATGCAGTTCTccattttatttataatcatttagTTACATCATTGTGGCATAAGGcagaaatgaaacattttgaaaagtTACCAGTAAACGGAATGGCACAATGACACCAAACAATCAAAATCGAAATTAGATTGTTTACTACAATTTTTAAAACTGATAGACAGTCGGATGTGGATACaggagattatatatatatatatatatatatatatatatatatatatatatatatatatataaacacacacacacagatacattcaGCTGTGGTGTGAGCATAGTCTTAATTTCAAACATACCTATTTTCTGGAACTGTTTGAATTATATGGTTATTCTCCACAACCACAAAAAATCTGTCTCACTTTCATGACTTCTATTGATCAAAGTTAACAGGCCTTTCTACAGAGTGAACATGTTGGATGATTTTTAAAATAGCTTCTTTACGTAAGCTTTgtcagtcacactttatttccaGGATGATCTTGAAAGGTCTCTCTCCAGTCTGGTTTCCTGGTCTCCTCTTCAGGTTTCCTCTTGACTGATAAACATTTTGCACAATGATGGCATAATAGTTTTCCCCTGAGTGAAATCTCATACAAGTATGTTAATGATTCCACACATATTTCATGTGAATCTTAAGATTTTCTATTTGTGAGAAGCTCTTCCTACAGGCTTCTCTTGAgtgtgttgttttttaatgtgAGAATTGAGGCTACCTCGAtgactgaaactctttccacactgagcacATTTACAGCATTTCTCTGCCGAATGAGTCTTCATGTGGTAATTAAGGCTTAACTTCCGTATGAAACGccttccacactgatcacatttgAAGGGTTTCTTTCCAGTGTGCCTAATCTTGTGACACTTAAGGCTAAATTCTGTTGTGAGGGTCTTTCCACAACGATCACATGTGTACAGCTTTggtccagtgtgaactctcatgtggtaATTACGGGTGCACATATGTGTAAAACTCTTCCCACAATACTTGCAAGGGTAAGGCTTCTCTtgagtgtgaactctcatgtggatTTTAAGGTTCCGTTTTCCAGGGAACTTCTTTCCACACTGCTCACATgtataaggcttctctccagtgtgaatgctCATGTGGGAACGAAGGGTGCTTTTCTGTGtataactctttccacactgctgacaggtgaaaggcttctctcccaAGTGAGTTCTCATGTGATTTTTAAGGTGTGGTTTTTGTGCGAAACTGcttccacactgttggcaagtgtaaggcttctctcctgtgtgagttctcatgtgatttttaaggtgtcctttttgATTGAAActgtttccacactgttggcatgtgtaaggcttctctcctgtGTGAGTTCTCATGTGCCTGTTAAGGGCCCCTTGTTGAGTGAACCTCTTTTCACACTGTTGGCAGGGAAATggtctctctccagtgtgaactctcatgtgcatTTGAAGTTTTCGTTTTTCACCGCAATTCCTTCCACAGTGATGGCAGGTGAAAGAGCTGgtagatttagatttagttttcTGAGCGCTTTTTCGTAAAGATGTTGTTTTAGTCTGTGTGGATTTTTTACCAGTTATTAAAGCATGTTTTTTCTCATACTGATCTGTTTGTTCCATTTCATTCAGATCTTGATTCTCCTCTTTCAGCACCAACAGgtctaaagcaaaaaaaaaaagacatacaagTTAACCACAGTTTGAAGCCGGAAAGCAAATGTAGTGATATTTACTTTCAACAATCTAGGAAGGCAAAATAGTGTGCGATAGTGTGATGGGTACGTGCGTCACCAATGATGTTATGATGTTTGGATCACATCACAAGGATTTGCATGGTTGATATGAGCTTTTAGGGTTTATGGATCCTACGTGCTCATCGTGATGAGTCAGGGAGTCTTAACTTGCTCATGAAAGTTCTCAAGTAAGTGCTGAGGTCTTTGTTTATGAATCTGCTATTCCTGGTTAGCTGTGTTCCAGTGTGGAGACTGCTTCCCATTTAGAGGTTTTAGATTGTGGTCTCTGTGAGCTTCTTGCCTGGACTGTGCTGTCTCCCCTTCAAGGTTTTAAATAGATGGCCCACTTTCATGGCCTGAGCTATCTTCAGCCTTATCTGAGAGAACTGCTATTCGAGGTTAATCGTGTCTAGCCCTCTAGTGCTATGGCTACTGCTTACATCAAACTTGATCTTAGACTTAGGCTTATTTGAATACAACTATCTGTGGCTAGCTACCTTCTGCTGCCATTGCAGTGGGCCCTATCATGGAGTGGGCCCCTTTTCCTATATTTCCGATATTGACGTGCTAGCTCAGTGATCGCTCACCTGCTTAGGGATTTAAGTATCGGCCTTTTGAGACCTTATCTAGACAGTGCTGTCTCCCCTCTTTGGGTCGTAAGTAGGGAGCCCACTCTTTGTGGTCTTGGTAGTTTCGGTCGGTCCCCACTTTTTTGGTAGCCTTTCCAAGGTATATAACTATCTGATGATATCTGTGTGCTAGATCAGTGACTGCTCCCCTTTTAGGGTCTTTAAGAAGAGGTCTCTGATCCATTGGCAGTGCTATCTCACCAGGTAGTAAGTAGATAGCCTTTCTACAGAGCTGTCCAGACCACATAGAGTGGGCTATCTTGGCTTTGTTATTTGTGTCCACAAGCCTTCATAAGACCCTAGGGACATAGCTATCTGAGGATAGCGCTGTTCTAGCTTAGCAGCTACTCTCTTTACCTGGGATTTAAGTACCAACTTTTGGCTTTTCCTCTTTATTGGTCTTGTGTATCCAGGCTAGTTCTGCTCACATAGCATAGCTATCTGAGGGTAGCTTTGCTCTTAACTTGGATGGGATGTTCCCCTTGATCTCTTCAGGTTCCCCATTTATGCTAAGTTTTGTGAGTGGCTCATGGCGTCAGTGGCATGGACCCTTTCTGAGGAAAGGCTTGTTGTATATGTCTCTCGCTTCCTTAGTGATCTACCACCACCAAGGCAGGCATGTGCCTCAGCATGTGCCTCAGCACGACATGATTGAATTTAGTTCACCAACAGTTTGGAGTTCGCTAGAAGGGGAACATCTCATGTTATGCATGTAACAATGgctccctgagagggaacgagacactgcgccCCTTGCCATGCCTTCCACTTGCCGTCTACGTCTAAATGGTATGTTAACTACTGTAGCTGAATGTGAAGTAATTTCAGTGCTTACGTTATAGTCAGAAATATATGACTGGAATGCTTGAAAGAGTTAAGTTTTTGTGCGGTTAACCTTTAAGCTTACAAAAAGGTATTAGGGCCGGGCGATATATATCtcgaaaatgtttaaaatattcaatatatgtttgcatttgcattaaaataattagaaaaaaaaacttggtttTCTTTTGCCCATTGAAAAAaaagatcatgacatactcatagatcgattgaaaaactatacaggtattcaagggcaggctctaagatggtttagatcctacctgtctgatcgctagtgttgggcgatatggttatttttcaaatcgtcatatcatcagcccgtgagatcgacgatacacaatattatcgtgcctgggtggagcaagagagagactctttgttcctgtcatagcataactatttggtgttttaaaccgcgcaggtgcacgagagagagcctatggaatcaccaataatcgaaaagatatactttcaaacatactgataaactaacgttaaatataaaaatactgtatttaaaaccgcTAGTTCATGTATAGTCGGACACAACTGTCATATCACGCGTCCTGTGAAAATAAGTCCTgctggaagttatcagtctaaatgttctgtaaAGTCCGtaaacggtgaaaatcaatagtagatttcattaaaagtccagcagtttaacactaatattgggcatAAATGAAcgcattaaatataaagtatttaaaacaggtaagttcatatgttTGGAGTAAGTTGaactgaactgatgcatcagtcatacatcgCTCTGATCCGCGCGCTTTATGACAAGACTGACGCACCGCCACAAAAAcaagagatgcattctaacataactgtggcattaaactcagttaatgagggctcgtttaaaatattgcacatatacagtattgttcaaaataatagcagtacaatgtgactaaccagaataatcaaggtttttagtatattttttattgctacgtggcaaacaagttaccagtaggttcagtagattgtcagaaaacaaatgagacccagcattcatgatatgcacgctcttaaggctgtgcaattgggcaattagttgaaaggggtgtgttcaaaaaaatagcagtgtctacctttgactgtacaaactcaaaactattttgtacaaacattttttttttctgggatttagcaatcctgtgaatcactaaactaatatttagttgtatgaccacagttttttaaaactgcttgacatctgtgtggcatggagtcaaccaacttgtggcacctctcagctgttattccactccatgattctttaacaacattccacaattcattcacatttcttggttttgcttcagaaacagcatttttgatatcaccccacaagttctcaattggattaaggtctggagattgggctggccactccataacattaattttgttggtttggaaccaagactttgcccgtttactagtgtgttttgggtcattgtcttgttgaaacaaccatttcaagggcatgtcctcttcagcatagggcaacatgacctcttcaagtattttaacatatgcaaactgatccatgatccctggtatgcgataaataggcccaacaccatagtaggagaaacatgcccatatcatgatgcttgcacctccatgcttcactgtcttcactgtgtactgtggcttgaattcagagtttgggggtcgtctcacaaactgcctgtggcccttggacccaaaaagaacaattttactctcatcagtccacaaaatgttcctccatttctctttaggccagttgatgtgttctttggcaaattgtaacctcttctgcacatgccttttttttaacagagggactttgcgggggattcttgaaaatagattagcttcacacagacgtcttctaactgtcacagtacttacaggtaactccagactgtctttgatcatcctggaggtgatcattggctgagcctttgccattctggttattcttctatccattttgatggttgtcttccgttttcttccacgtctctctggttttgctctccattttaaggcattggagatcattttagctgaacagcctatcattttttgcacctctttataggttttgccctctctaatcaactttttaatcaaagtacgctgttcttctgaacaatgtcttgaacgacccattttcctcagctttcaaatgcatgttcaacaagtgttggcttcatccttaaataggggccacctgattcacacctgtttcttcacaaaattgatgacctcagtgattgaatgccacactgctatttttttgaacacacccctttcaactaattaaactaattgcccaattgcacagccttaagagcgtgcatatcatgaatgctgggtctcatttgttttctgagaatctactgaacctactggtaacttgtttgccacgtagcaataaaaaaatatacgaaaaaccttgattattctggttagtcacattgtactgctattattttgaacaatactgtataggccgttcagattacttgttaaagtgcaattaaATACCTTATGTCTGCAGACGATAAATGTCTGTTTGTGGATGAagactttgtaacggccaaaactatgtattttgaatgcatcaaattatagtgcggtgtgcatgaaaataataacaaggcggcagatCGAAACTTCATCCATAGTGGTTCACATATAGTCCTTCTACATCGTCACCACATAGTGTGTGTTAAAAGTGATtagtctttaagagaaggactacgtgagaaccactatggatgataagttcgctctgccgccttgttattattttgtctttaatttgtaACGCCAAGacagagttaatctctcatgttt
The nucleotide sequence above comes from Carassius gibelio isolate Cgi1373 ecotype wild population from Czech Republic chromosome B3, carGib1.2-hapl.c, whole genome shotgun sequence. Encoded proteins:
- the LOC127952767 gene encoding gastrula zinc finger protein XlCGF8.2DB-like gives rise to the protein MAFIKEESEDFRIEEVFSLKQEETEEQTDLLVLKEENQDLNEMEQTDQYEKKHALITGKKSTQTKTTSLRKSAQKTKSKSTSSFTCHHCGRNCGEKRKLQMHMRVHTGERPFPCQQCEKRFTQQGALNRHMRTHTGEKPYTCQQCGNSFNQKGHLKNHMRTHTGEKPYTCQQCGSSFAQKPHLKNHMRTHLGEKPFTCQQCGKSYTQKSTLRSHMSIHTGEKPYTCEQCGKKFPGKRNLKIHMRVHTQEKPYPCKYCGKSFTHMCTRNYHMRVHTGPKLYTCDRCGKTLTTEFSLKCHKIRHTGKKPFKCDQCGRRFIRKLSLNYHMKTHSAEKCCKCAQCGKSFSHRGSLNSHIKKQHTQEKPVGRASHK